From a single Vibrio tubiashii ATCC 19109 genomic region:
- a CDS encoding type VI secretion system Vgr family protein: MSSNTIQHQSRPLIATLSDNEDYIVTHLTGDETVSLGSRFVLSLVASAEVNVKNLGKAVRVIYSQAEEKFHYTGLCNSIQFTGFSKEKQQYFYQLEMVDPLSILAHRGSRQIFQNMTTKQIVEDILRQADLKGFFRFNVSGSGKKHEYCVQLDESDQAFIQRLFASEGWHFHIQHSSGKPLVCVGDTNQRFKKIAAPTLSYQVGARESNRMISHWSDLRRVGTSTVSFADHHQAKGDVFDSGERQTASEASLKTLSRQGYAYGHDSKAEARDAAKRQMEALDCDKLASQASSTITALVCGSKFTLSEHPLKSMNQEYLVTKITYQIASEESRSDLTYRNQFTCIPASVTYRPEIPTKPRVHSLHTATVTGPSGEEIYRNKLGGVKVQFHWDRNGKEDENSSCWLPVSQSLASKGFGAQFTPRVGDEVLVQYIDGDPDRPVITGSLYHQNSAPPYSSATQSGIKTRTTPNGSSKQGNELRFDDQKDKEHVYLHAEKDFEIEVTNDGLTSIKGSKTTQVEKTVAMAAKEGITIETEQTLVAKTKQNWTGDSGQDLALKAASNIALEAKSNVSVDGQQVSITGKSKIELSVGGSKIEISASGIKIDAPQVSIAGKSKAEVKATMLALEAQGKADLKGSLVSINGSLSTQVKAGAMVQIQGAIAKVN; this comes from the coding sequence ATGAGCAGTAACACAATACAACATCAATCTCGCCCACTTATTGCGACGTTATCGGACAATGAGGATTACATCGTCACTCATCTCACCGGAGATGAGACTGTGTCGCTTGGATCTAGGTTTGTTCTCTCGCTGGTCGCCAGTGCAGAAGTGAATGTGAAAAACCTCGGTAAAGCAGTGCGGGTGATCTATTCACAAGCAGAAGAGAAGTTTCACTACACGGGGTTATGTAACTCAATCCAGTTCACAGGGTTCAGCAAAGAAAAACAGCAATACTTTTATCAATTAGAAATGGTTGATCCGCTTTCTATTCTCGCGCATCGCGGCAGTCGTCAAATCTTTCAAAACATGACGACAAAGCAGATTGTTGAAGACATACTTAGGCAAGCCGACTTAAAAGGTTTTTTTCGTTTTAATGTGTCTGGCAGCGGAAAAAAACACGAATATTGTGTCCAACTGGATGAGTCGGATCAAGCCTTTATTCAGCGTTTGTTCGCCAGTGAGGGGTGGCATTTTCACATTCAGCACTCATCGGGTAAGCCCTTGGTCTGCGTCGGGGATACCAACCAGCGTTTTAAAAAGATCGCGGCGCCAACACTGAGTTATCAAGTGGGAGCGCGTGAATCGAATCGTATGATCAGCCATTGGAGTGATTTGCGCCGTGTGGGTACGTCGACCGTGTCTTTTGCTGACCATCATCAGGCGAAAGGGGATGTTTTTGATAGCGGCGAACGTCAGACCGCCAGCGAAGCGTCACTAAAAACATTATCACGACAAGGCTATGCTTATGGTCATGATTCAAAAGCAGAAGCGCGTGACGCCGCCAAACGTCAGATGGAGGCGTTAGATTGCGACAAATTGGCATCGCAAGCGTCGTCGACCATTACTGCGTTGGTGTGTGGGTCTAAATTTACTCTCAGCGAGCATCCATTGAAATCTATGAACCAAGAATATCTGGTGACTAAGATTACGTATCAAATTGCAAGTGAAGAGTCCCGCAGCGACCTAACGTATCGCAATCAGTTTACCTGCATTCCGGCTTCGGTGACTTATCGACCAGAAATACCGACAAAACCGCGTGTACACAGTTTGCATACCGCCACGGTGACCGGTCCTAGTGGCGAGGAGATCTATCGCAACAAATTGGGTGGTGTGAAAGTCCAGTTTCATTGGGACCGCAATGGCAAGGAGGACGAGAATAGTTCGTGCTGGTTGCCAGTGTCTCAAAGCTTGGCCAGTAAGGGGTTCGGAGCGCAATTCACGCCTCGCGTGGGCGACGAAGTCCTCGTTCAATATATTGATGGCGATCCGGATCGTCCTGTGATCACGGGCTCGCTTTATCACCAGAATAGTGCCCCTCCATACAGCTCTGCGACTCAAAGTGGCATCAAAACTCGAACTACGCCAAACGGCAGCAGTAAACAGGGCAATGAACTGCGTTTTGATGACCAAAAAGACAAAGAGCACGTGTATTTGCATGCCGAAAAAGATTTTGAGATTGAGGTGACAAACGATGGCCTAACCTCGATTAAAGGCTCAAAAACGACTCAGGTGGAAAAGACGGTCGCTATGGCAGCCAAAGAAGGGATCACGATAGAAACAGAGCAAACGCTGGTGGCTAAAACCAAACAAAACTGGACGGGCGATAGTGGTCAAGACTTGGCACTAAAAGCGGCGTCCAATATTGCTCTTGAGGCAAAGTCGAACGTTTCTGTTGACGGTCAACAGGTCTCTATTACGGGTAAGAGTAAAATTGAACTCAGTGTCGGTGGAAGCAAAATAGAAATCAGTGCGAGCGGGATAAAGATTGATGCTCCGCAAGTCTCGATTGCGGGGAAATCGAAGGCGGAAGTTAAGGCCACGATGTTGGCTTTAGAAGCACAGGGCAAAGCCGATCTTAAAGGCAGCCTTGTTTCGATTAACGGTAGTCTGAGTACTCAGGTAAAAGCGGGAGCAATGGTACAAATACAAGGGGCGATTGCTAAGGTAAACTGA
- a CDS encoding DUF6931 family protein — protein sequence MTLIKIPHDDVQEIFRAYEPSPEILELATAPIAPAKLIAEATHRALFSDAVMFIAHALPIRESVWWAVCCADTRMDWNEDETNAVRAARAWVHTPDETSRRFAEQMIDKAGLDTGAGWVAQAAFWSGGSMIKPEDPVVPPPPYLYAQAVAGSVNLCAVLPDGEHAQSRYHEFIDMGLNIASGGNGKR from the coding sequence ATGACATTAATTAAAATTCCTCATGATGATGTTCAAGAGATCTTTCGTGCCTATGAGCCGAGTCCGGAAATATTAGAACTGGCGACGGCCCCTATTGCGCCCGCAAAGTTGATTGCTGAGGCGACGCACAGGGCACTGTTTTCTGATGCTGTCATGTTCATTGCTCATGCCTTACCAATACGCGAATCAGTGTGGTGGGCGGTGTGTTGCGCTGACACACGTATGGATTGGAATGAAGATGAAACCAATGCCGTACGCGCTGCGCGTGCTTGGGTGCATACGCCGGATGAAACCAGTCGCCGATTTGCTGAGCAAATGATCGACAAAGCGGGCTTAGATACCGGCGCTGGATGGGTAGCTCAAGCGGCATTCTGGAGTGGTGGTAGTATGATTAAACCAGAGGATCCTGTAGTGCCCCCGCCTCCGTATCTGTATGCTCAAGCGGTAGCAGGAAGCGTCAATCTTTGCGCGGTTCTCCCTGATGGTGAGCACGCACAATCACGATACCATGAATTTATCGACATGGGCCTGAACATTGCTTCAGGTGGGAATGGAAAACGCTAG
- a CDS encoding PAAR domain-containing protein codes for MLPAARATDMHVCPMQTPAVVPIPHVGGPLLPMPSTVLVGNLPVATLGQMCVCVGPPDSVVKGSATVLVNNKPAARMGDLTAHGGTIVMGMPTVLVGG; via the coding sequence ATGTTACCAGCCGCTAGAGCGACGGACATGCATGTGTGTCCAATGCAAACCCCCGCTGTTGTACCGATCCCACATGTGGGAGGGCCACTACTACCGATGCCGAGTACGGTATTGGTGGGTAACCTCCCGGTAGCGACACTTGGTCAAATGTGTGTTTGCGTGGGTCCACCTGACAGCGTGGTAAAAGGCAGCGCAACGGTTTTAGTGAACAATAAGCCCGCAGCAAGAATGGGCGACCTGACTGCACATGGTGGAACCATAGTGATGGGGATGCCCACGGTCTTAGTGGGGGGCTAA
- a CDS encoding GlxA family transcriptional regulator, with protein sequence MLTPLQPLRITALLLEGMPTTAISGPLEMLTIAAQLAGHPAPEISYVSPHQGPIASFAGFTLSNITHWPTVNDADIVLIGSCGEPDSRSYQLPDDMKQWLKKQIAQCKYVICMCTGAFLLAELGVLNRRSATTHWVQVERFRHLYPDVKLMPHRNVTHDGPFICTSGIREYYEATILLIDALFGAAHREKCEQFMGGNFSNQPLCLTSFAQYRQHSDELIHGLQDWMHDAEPSALSVALCAEKSFLSERQMKRRFKAATGESPMNYIQRIRIAIAREKLETTKLNIDQICQQVGYSDTNHFRLLFRKFHEMTPTQYRKVTQLCASA encoded by the coding sequence ATGCTTACTCCATTACAGCCTTTGAGAATTACAGCGTTATTACTAGAAGGAATGCCAACTACGGCGATCTCTGGACCGCTCGAAATGCTCACTATTGCCGCTCAATTGGCCGGACACCCAGCGCCTGAGATCAGCTACGTTTCTCCTCACCAAGGTCCAATAGCGTCGTTCGCTGGTTTTACACTGTCAAACATCACGCATTGGCCAACGGTCAACGATGCAGACATCGTTTTGATTGGCTCTTGTGGAGAGCCCGATTCTAGAAGTTACCAGTTACCGGATGACATGAAACAATGGCTAAAAAAGCAAATCGCTCAATGTAAATATGTCATCTGTATGTGTACCGGAGCGTTTCTTTTGGCAGAACTGGGGGTTTTAAACCGACGCAGTGCCACCACGCATTGGGTCCAAGTCGAGCGTTTCCGCCATCTCTATCCGGACGTCAAGCTCATGCCGCATCGCAATGTCACCCATGACGGGCCTTTTATTTGCACCTCGGGCATTCGCGAATATTATGAAGCAACAATCTTATTGATTGATGCCTTATTCGGTGCTGCCCATCGCGAAAAATGCGAACAATTCATGGGAGGCAATTTTTCGAACCAGCCCCTATGTTTAACCAGTTTTGCCCAATACCGTCAACACAGTGATGAACTGATCCATGGGTTGCAGGATTGGATGCATGATGCAGAGCCCAGCGCCCTATCTGTTGCCCTGTGTGCAGAAAAGAGTTTTCTCAGCGAACGACAAATGAAACGTCGTTTTAAAGCAGCAACTGGAGAATCTCCCATGAATTACATTCAGCGAATTCGTATCGCGATTGCAAGAGAAAAACTGGAGACCACCAAGTTAAATATCGATCAAATTTGCCAGCAAGTCGGGTACAGCGATACGAATCATTTCCGGCTGTTATTTCGCAAGTTCCATGAAATGACGCCAACGCAGTATCGTAAAGTCACCCAGCTATGCGCGAGCGCATAG
- a CDS encoding winged helix-turn-helix domain-containing protein produces the protein MWTFNPTERRQLVNNQTQESRKLKSTDCQILKLLVENSGQVVSKDKLNHSAWPERVVAPANLPQAIAQLRLALGDTGREQQFIKTVPKQGYLLVEGVVTFAETFSDNTQELLPHTPGSVSPTVSATNVPPARTKLATKLTITSLSILLVFALSWLIRILYIDAFTARQIWQQRTYLGITYFFPNTDIGTQEYEAIKDTYPENVLMIYLSENPEQHYVSCVYTSSTLRERSTQNLSFSRDYSTSQRKEAIRELCQ, from the coding sequence ATGTGGACCTTTAACCCAACCGAAAGAAGACAACTGGTTAACAACCAAACTCAAGAGAGTCGCAAGCTAAAATCGACAGACTGCCAGATCCTCAAACTTTTGGTGGAAAACTCTGGTCAAGTGGTGTCGAAAGACAAACTAAATCATAGCGCCTGGCCAGAGAGAGTGGTCGCCCCCGCTAACCTGCCGCAAGCCATCGCTCAACTCCGCTTAGCTCTTGGGGATACAGGCCGCGAGCAACAGTTTATCAAAACCGTTCCAAAACAAGGCTACCTGCTGGTTGAGGGCGTCGTTACCTTTGCGGAAACTTTCTCTGACAACACTCAGGAGCTTCTCCCTCACACACCAGGTTCGGTCTCACCAACAGTCAGTGCAACGAACGTCCCCCCTGCGCGAACCAAGCTCGCGACGAAGCTGACAATAACCAGTTTATCGATACTCCTCGTGTTTGCCTTATCGTGGTTAATTCGTATTCTCTACATTGATGCCTTCACTGCCCGACAAATTTGGCAGCAAAGAACTTATCTCGGCATCACGTATTTTTTCCCAAACACTGACATCGGTACACAAGAGTATGAGGCCATCAAAGACACCTACCCCGAAAATGTCTTGATGATTTATCTTTCTGAGAACCCTGAGCAACACTACGTCTCTTGTGTCTACACTTCCTCAACACTTCGTGAACGCAGCACACAAAACTTGAGCTTCAGTCGAGATTACTCGACTTCCCAACGTAAGGAGGCCATTCGTGAATTATGCCAGTAA
- a CDS encoding winged helix-turn-helix domain-containing protein gives MWEFRPQNEIQLRDRETGQEKRLTHSECQMLTLLIANADRVVSKEEIHRFVWKEKFVSDTSITNTIASLRKALDDNVEEQRIIRTAPKLGYFMVGNMITLVDELPNVADPKSEQILSADSFRNWQVGVCVFLLVVNLALFWFLFVPPKQAQAIDVLKLTTENNAFFVEYNDPHTQQLMDALAGQALPKNVDFYISSNGTRIYVSCVRREAKTTERKSVNFSIDIERPIEIIRDEVLQECQ, from the coding sequence ATGTGGGAATTTAGGCCTCAAAACGAAATTCAGCTTCGTGATAGGGAAACGGGACAAGAAAAACGATTAACGCACTCTGAATGTCAGATGCTGACATTGCTCATTGCCAATGCCGATCGCGTCGTGAGTAAAGAAGAAATACACCGCTTTGTGTGGAAAGAGAAATTCGTCTCCGACACCAGTATCACCAATACCATCGCTTCACTGAGAAAAGCTCTAGACGATAACGTTGAGGAGCAACGTATTATCCGTACCGCACCAAAGTTAGGCTATTTTATGGTCGGGAACATGATCACATTGGTCGATGAATTGCCAAATGTTGCCGACCCTAAATCCGAACAAATCCTCAGCGCTGATTCGTTTCGAAATTGGCAGGTAGGTGTGTGTGTGTTTCTCCTTGTCGTTAATCTCGCCTTGTTTTGGTTTCTCTTTGTGCCTCCCAAGCAAGCACAAGCCATTGATGTGCTCAAACTGACCACAGAAAACAACGCCTTTTTTGTTGAGTACAATGATCCTCATACACAACAGTTAATGGATGCCTTAGCAGGGCAAGCGTTGCCCAAGAACGTGGACTTCTATATCTCCTCTAATGGAACCCGTATTTACGTCAGTTGTGTCCGTCGTGAAGCAAAAACAACTGAGCGGAAAAGTGTCAACTTCTCCATCGATATTGAACGCCCAATCGAGATCATCCGTGATGAAGTATTACAAGAATGCCAATAA
- a CDS encoding EAL domain-containing protein yields MSISGPFIIFGLLATLCIVLAHRVIREKETTSFFMQRLKREQQKQKAKHFFCEENKLPNINYIQDKFCKIYERKENIQSVIHIICVGRTPDYYRFFDQRTANAIKSELHNTLSKTLSPSIIGLFEDKYIVLIFTKNSVWQHEQILEQQQLLKRTLPSEKTIKGKVLPFEYAIASMDISSRDLHQSKDRIFRRIAFGVSQSLKQADGLYIYRDKDYSLNLMKRATIHALHQDVRQGGDQFELYHQPICYSLNTSQVYAAEVLLRWKRSEYGGPGVFMPLVAQEPPLHYSLTLMIIKKVVSFISNPEHNFPDISINISNSDLSMMDFYADVMSATENFPELRSKIIFEIVEYCDFFERKHTRDNLLALKQAGFRFAIDDFGSGYSNFALLSKKYFDFIKLDKSLVKDSETNVTASETLKFMVKLCERIGVGLIIEGVEEASQMKFLPKKSHVYLQGYLFSRPKRMKGDLTLNG; encoded by the coding sequence TTGTCTATATCAGGACCGTTTATTATTTTTGGTCTACTTGCAACATTATGTATCGTTCTCGCTCATCGCGTTATCCGCGAAAAAGAAACCACGTCGTTTTTTATGCAACGACTCAAACGAGAGCAGCAAAAACAGAAAGCGAAACATTTTTTCTGTGAGGAGAATAAACTCCCAAACATCAATTACATTCAAGACAAGTTTTGCAAAATCTACGAGAGAAAAGAAAACATACAAAGTGTGATACATATTATCTGCGTAGGTCGTACTCCTGATTACTACCGCTTTTTTGATCAGAGAACTGCTAATGCCATTAAATCGGAACTGCATAACACGTTGAGCAAAACACTTTCACCGAGCATTATTGGCTTGTTTGAAGACAAGTACATTGTGCTCATTTTTACGAAGAATTCCGTTTGGCAACATGAGCAAATCCTTGAGCAGCAGCAATTGCTGAAGCGTACTTTGCCTTCAGAAAAAACCATCAAAGGTAAAGTGCTTCCGTTTGAATATGCCATTGCCAGTATGGACATCTCTAGCAGAGATTTGCATCAGTCCAAAGACCGAATTTTCCGACGCATAGCCTTTGGTGTCTCTCAATCACTAAAACAGGCGGATGGGTTGTACATCTATCGTGATAAGGACTACAGCCTAAATTTGATGAAACGTGCCACGATACACGCCTTGCATCAAGACGTTCGTCAGGGTGGGGATCAATTTGAGCTCTATCATCAACCGATATGCTATAGCTTAAACACTTCGCAAGTCTACGCTGCTGAGGTGCTATTGCGTTGGAAGCGGAGTGAGTATGGCGGTCCAGGGGTGTTTATGCCATTGGTCGCGCAAGAGCCTCCTCTGCACTACTCATTGACTTTAATGATCATTAAGAAAGTCGTCAGTTTCATCAGTAACCCAGAGCACAATTTTCCCGATATCAGTATCAACATCAGTAACTCGGATCTGAGCATGATGGATTTCTATGCTGACGTGATGTCGGCCACTGAAAACTTCCCTGAGCTGCGCAGTAAGATTATTTTTGAGATTGTGGAATACTGCGATTTCTTTGAAAGAAAGCACACCCGCGACAATCTCTTAGCGCTGAAACAAGCCGGCTTCCGATTTGCAATTGATGATTTTGGTAGTGGTTATTCAAATTTTGCCTTGTTGTCCAAAAAATATTTCGACTTCATTAAGCTTGATAAGTCTCTGGTTAAAGACAGTGAAACCAATGTGACGGCCAGTGAAACACTGAAATTTATGGTTAAGTTGTGCGAGCGCATTGGTGTTGGATTGATCATTGAAGGGGTCGAAGAAGCGTCACAGATGAAGTTCTTACCGAAGAAGTCTCACGTTTACCTACAAGGGTATTTGTTCTCGCGTCCTAAGAGGATGAAAGGTGACTTGACGCTAAATGGTTAA
- a CDS encoding winged helix-turn-helix domain-containing protein, whose amino-acid sequence MNVQIRSQCNALWQLYPFAREQLVNVKTRQATKLKGPDCRVLEVLIENKGQVVSKREILKSAWGERVVSDASLTQSIAQIRLALGDNGKEQKYIKTLPSQGYLLYDNVVEMADSEWEIEPGASDGEGEHVLRPSVHNLPQLSVRTPTFNRKVKWLLLLLLMMLFVAQLSGIVNRLSFDWNLQVDDWVNVKRASVNFLYQREPASEKLYHYLSSEKRLTGYQQPLDLVISTGVSNYYVSCLYLNDHTGADDVKNFTFSLQESFYFIGGMINDLCR is encoded by the coding sequence TTGAATGTACAGATACGATCGCAGTGCAATGCGCTTTGGCAGTTGTACCCGTTTGCCAGAGAACAATTGGTCAACGTAAAAACGCGACAAGCTACCAAGCTGAAGGGACCGGACTGCAGAGTCTTGGAAGTTTTGATTGAAAATAAAGGACAAGTGGTGTCCAAACGAGAGATCCTCAAATCAGCCTGGGGCGAGCGAGTGGTTTCTGATGCCAGTTTGACGCAGAGCATTGCGCAGATAAGGTTAGCGTTGGGGGACAACGGGAAGGAGCAAAAATACATCAAAACGTTGCCCTCTCAGGGCTACTTACTGTACGACAATGTCGTGGAAATGGCGGACTCTGAGTGGGAGATTGAGCCCGGTGCATCGGATGGTGAAGGCGAACATGTTCTCCGGCCGAGTGTGCACAATCTGCCCCAACTCTCTGTAAGAACCCCCACCTTTAACAGGAAAGTAAAGTGGCTATTGTTACTTTTGTTGATGATGTTGTTTGTGGCGCAACTGAGTGGGATCGTCAATCGATTAAGCTTCGATTGGAACCTCCAAGTTGATGATTGGGTGAATGTTAAAAGGGCGTCGGTAAATTTTCTGTACCAGCGAGAGCCTGCGAGCGAAAAACTATATCATTATTTAAGTTCGGAAAAGCGATTAACGGGCTACCAACAACCCCTTGATTTGGTGATTTCTACCGGAGTAAGTAATTACTACGTATCCTGTCTCTATCTTAATGACCACACGGGCGCCGATGACGTAAAGAATTTTACTTTTTCATTGCAGGAAAGCTTTTACTTTATCGGAGGGATGATCAATGACCTCTGTCGATAA
- the tpx gene encoding thiol peroxidase has product MLVTFLGNPVQLAGEFVTAGQMAPNFTLCDKELNDFGLERFKGKRIILNIFPSVDTPTCANSVRAFNTVADSLQGAEVVCVSADLPFALARFVDEEKLSNVVIASCFRSPTFAADYGVALSEGALRGLTSRAVVVLDEEGHILHAELVKEISEEPDYSAAVRAIQG; this is encoded by the coding sequence ATGTTAGTCACTTTCTTAGGTAATCCAGTTCAACTGGCTGGTGAGTTTGTTACTGCTGGACAAATGGCACCGAATTTCACTCTTTGCGATAAGGAGTTGAACGATTTTGGGTTAGAAAGATTTAAAGGGAAACGCATCATTCTCAATATCTTCCCAAGTGTGGATACGCCAACGTGTGCAAACAGTGTACGAGCGTTTAATACCGTAGCCGATTCACTGCAAGGGGCAGAAGTGGTTTGCGTTTCTGCGGATTTACCGTTTGCGCTTGCTCGTTTCGTTGATGAAGAGAAGCTCAGCAATGTGGTGATTGCATCGTGTTTTCGCTCGCCGACATTTGCCGCTGACTACGGTGTTGCGCTAAGTGAGGGGGCTCTGAGAGGCCTGACGTCACGTGCTGTTGTGGTTTTGGATGAAGAAGGTCACATCTTGCACGCTGAATTGGTTAAGGAAATCAGCGAAGAGCCGGATTATTCTGCCGCCGTACGCGCTATTCAGGGATAA
- a CDS encoding aldehyde dehydrogenase family protein: MLYAKPNTDGAIIHFKKKYLNYIGGEWVSPVKEQYFSNTSPVDNREFCQIPASTKEDVDLAVDVAHKALATWSKTSVTERSNLLLKIADRIEANSEMLAVAETWDNGKPVRETLAADLPLVVDHFRYFAGCIRAQEGTAAELDNQTTTYHFPEPIGVVGQIIPWNFPLLMAAWKLAPALASGCCVVLKPAEQTPASILVMMELLDDLLPAGVINVVNGFGADAGQALATHKRIAKIAFTGSTEVGQQVLKCAADNLIPSTVELGGKSPNIFMADIFDHEDSYVDKCVEGVLLAFFNQGEVCTCPSRLLIQESIYDRFMAKLIERMKTIVQGNPLDTDTQVGSQVSQEQFNKIRRYIQLGLDEGAELLVGGNSHEENGYFIEPTLLKGSNEMRIFQEEIFGPVVAVTTFKTVDEALEIANATEYGLGAGIWTRDNNTAYHMARQIEAGRVWVNCYHAYPAHAAFGGYKKSGIGRETHKMMLGHYQNTKNMIVSYSVNPLGFF; encoded by the coding sequence ATGTTATACGCAAAACCAAATACAGATGGTGCTATTATTCATTTTAAGAAAAAGTACCTCAACTATATAGGTGGGGAATGGGTATCCCCTGTCAAAGAGCAATATTTTTCAAACACTTCACCAGTGGATAATCGAGAGTTTTGTCAAATCCCTGCGTCGACGAAAGAAGACGTCGACCTCGCTGTAGACGTTGCGCACAAAGCACTGGCAACGTGGTCTAAAACTTCCGTTACAGAACGCTCAAATCTTCTACTAAAAATTGCCGATCGCATTGAGGCCAACAGCGAAATGCTGGCCGTGGCGGAAACTTGGGACAATGGTAAACCTGTTCGCGAGACCTTAGCCGCTGATTTGCCGTTAGTGGTGGATCATTTTCGCTACTTTGCAGGTTGTATTCGAGCTCAAGAAGGCACAGCCGCTGAACTAGACAATCAAACGACCACTTACCATTTTCCTGAACCTATTGGGGTAGTGGGTCAAATCATCCCGTGGAATTTCCCGTTGTTAATGGCAGCGTGGAAATTGGCTCCGGCGTTGGCTTCAGGTTGCTGTGTGGTGTTAAAACCCGCAGAACAAACACCGGCCTCCATCCTGGTAATGATGGAACTGCTAGACGATTTGCTTCCTGCCGGCGTTATCAATGTTGTCAACGGCTTTGGTGCTGATGCCGGTCAAGCGCTGGCAACACACAAACGTATTGCTAAGATTGCATTTACAGGTTCAACCGAAGTCGGCCAACAGGTGCTCAAATGTGCGGCAGACAACTTGATCCCATCAACAGTTGAACTAGGCGGCAAGTCACCAAACATCTTCATGGCTGATATTTTTGATCACGAAGACAGCTATGTCGATAAATGTGTTGAAGGTGTCCTCCTTGCGTTTTTCAACCAAGGTGAAGTATGCACCTGCCCTTCTCGTTTATTAATTCAAGAGTCGATTTATGATCGCTTTATGGCGAAACTTATTGAACGAATGAAGACCATTGTTCAAGGCAACCCATTAGATACCGACACTCAAGTTGGTTCCCAAGTGTCACAAGAGCAGTTCAACAAGATTCGCCGTTACATTCAGCTTGGGTTAGATGAAGGGGCAGAGCTACTGGTCGGTGGTAACAGTCACGAGGAAAATGGTTACTTCATCGAACCGACACTGCTAAAAGGCAGCAACGAGATGCGAATTTTCCAAGAAGAAATTTTTGGCCCGGTCGTTGCGGTTACCACATTCAAAACGGTAGACGAGGCACTTGAGATCGCTAACGCCACCGAATACGGTTTAGGGGCAGGGATCTGGACTAGAGACAACAACACTGCATACCATATGGCTCGTCAAATCGAAGCGGGTCGTGTCTGGGTCAACTGCTACCATGCTTACCCAGCCCACGCTGCGTTTGGCGGGTACAAAAAATCAGGTATTGGTCGCGAGACACACAAAATGATGCTGGGTCATTACCAAAATACCAAGAACATGATTGTCAGTTATAGCGTCAATCCGCTGGGTTTCTTCTAA
- a CDS encoding outer membrane beta-barrel protein, which translates to MKTRATTLLISLLVGVGNITPVHANERLNGIYLGVDYLQASFLDLPSAQKEEDAGYAIQVGYVFPSSSAFKHGVELEYFDAGSVKYTFPALNIIGSGNIEITGVSLNYKPKYYIDRFYLSAQVGYTRLDAKGSASYTINGQTFQQDFSNKVDDSGLTFGGELGFDVTQQLAIKGGYRVLEEDTNALYAGVALRF; encoded by the coding sequence ATGAAAACACGTGCAACAACACTATTAATTTCCCTATTAGTAGGCGTAGGAAATATCACGCCAGTACACGCCAATGAGCGGCTGAATGGTATTTACCTCGGAGTGGACTATCTTCAAGCTAGCTTTCTCGATCTGCCTTCGGCGCAGAAAGAAGAAGACGCGGGATATGCGATTCAAGTGGGTTACGTGTTTCCTTCCTCGAGTGCCTTCAAGCATGGTGTTGAACTCGAGTATTTTGATGCGGGAAGTGTAAAATATACGTTCCCTGCATTGAACATCATTGGCTCCGGGAACATTGAAATTACGGGTGTGAGTTTGAATTATAAGCCGAAGTATTACATTGATCGCTTCTATCTATCCGCCCAAGTAGGTTATACGAGGTTGGACGCAAAAGGCAGTGCCTCATACACCATCAATGGACAAACTTTTCAGCAAGATTTTTCAAACAAAGTGGATGACTCTGGCTTAACATTTGGCGGTGAGCTGGGCTTTGATGTTACTCAGCAACTGGCGATTAAAGGGGGATATCGTGTCCTTGAAGAGGACACCAATGCTCTGTATGCCGGAGTGGCGCTTCGTTTTTAG